From a region of the Athene noctua chromosome 14, bAthNoc1.hap1.1, whole genome shotgun sequence genome:
- the CYB561A3 gene encoding lysosomal membrane ascorbate-dependent ferrireductase CYB561A3: MLDLPFLPFCVLLGGLGFVCVAFVSTWCQHWRGGFAWDGSAQMFNWHPVLMVTGMVVLYGAAALVYRLPPAWSGPKLPWKVLHGTLALVAFGLAVLGLVAVFRFHNHNGTPNMYSLHSWLGLATVLLFSCQWLAGFSTFLLPWAPTWLRALYKPVHIFFGSTILMLSVASCMSGINEKLFFSLKNGTMEYKRLPAEAVFANTLGLLILLFGVLVLGALARPSWKRPDADSPDSCQPLLAAER, translated from the exons ATGCTGGATCTCcccttcctgcctttctgtgtCCTCCTGGGTGGCCTGGGCTTCGTGTGCGTGGCCTTCGTAAGCACTTGGTGCCAACACTGGCGTGGCGGCTTCGCTTGGGACGGCAGCGCCCAGATGTTCAACTGGCACCCGGTGCTGATGGTGACGGGCATGGTGGTGCTGTACGGCGCAG CGGCCCTGGTGTACCGCCTGCCCCCTGCCTGGAGTGGCCCCAAGCTCCCCTGGAAGGTGCTACATGGCACCCTGGCCTTGGTAGCCTTTGGCTTAGCCGTGCTGGGGTTAGTGGCCGTCTTTCGCTTCCACAACCACAACGGGACGCCCAACATGTACTCACTGCACAGCTGGTTGGGGCTGGCCACCGTCTTGCTCTTCTCCTGCCAG TGGCTGGCTGGTTTCAGCACCTTCCTGCTGCCCTGGGCTCCCACCTGGCTCCGGGCCCTCTACAAGCCCGTCCACATCTTCTTTGGTTCCACCATCCTCATGCTGTCAGTGGCTTCGTGTATGTCGGGCATCAACGAGAAACTCTTCTTCAGCCT GAAGAATGGCACGATGGAGTACAAGCGCCTGCCCGCCGAGGCTGTCTTTGCCAACACATTGGGGCTCCTGATCCTCCTCTTTGGGGTGCTAGTGCTGGGTGCCCTGGCCAGGCCGAGCTGGAAGCG
- the CPSF7 gene encoding cleavage and polyadenylation specificity factor subunit 7: MSEGVDLIDIYADEEFNQDSEFSNADQMDLYDDVLAASSQPPESRTSSSEAPPEIRQEPSPKPNSKSPAILYTYSGLRNKRAAVYVGSFSWWTTDQQLIQTIRSVGVYDVVELKFAENRANGQSKGYAEVVVASENSVHKLLELLPGKILNGDKVEVRLATRQNLSQFEAQARKRVPPRAHSRDSVDSVDGRATPTENALPPARVEKPPSVLPFFNRPPAALPLMGLPPPPMPPPPPLSSGFGVPPPPPGIHYQHLMPPPPRLPPHLAVPPPGAVPPALHLNPAFFPPPNAALGPPPDTYSKAMAPYNHSSRELGPPPPTVSEGEFEEIMNRNRAISSSAISKAVSGASAGDYSDAIETLLTAIAVIKQSRVANDERCRVLLSSLKDCLHGIEAKSYSTGASSSSSRKRHRSRERSPSRSRESSRRHRDLLHSEDRHEDYFQERNREHERHRDRDRERDRHH, translated from the exons ATGTCCGAGGGGGTGGATCTGATTGATATCTACGCCGACGAGGAGTTCAACCAG GACTCTGAGTTCAGTAATGCTGATCAGATGGACCTGTACGACGACGTGCTAGCAGCCAGCTCGCAGCCCCCCGAAAGCCGCACCAGCAGCTCGGAGGCACCGCCAGAGATCCGTCAGGAGCCGTCCCCCAAGCCCAACAGCAAATCTCCCGCCATCCTGTACACGTACAGTGGACTGCGCAACAAGAGAGCTGCTGTCTACGTGGGCAGCTTCTCCTGG TGGACGACTGACCAGCAGCTGATCCAAACCATCCGCTCAGTTGGCGTCTATGACGTAGTGGAGCTGAAATTTGCGGAGAACCGAGCCAATGGCCAGTCAAAAGG GTACGCAGAGGTGGTGGTCGCCTCTGAGAATTCGGTCCACAAACTCTTGGAGCTTTTGCCCGGTAAAATCCTCAACGGGGATAAGGTGGAGGTGAGGCTGGCAACGCGACAGAACCTGTCCCAGTTCGAGGCGCAGGCTCGCAAAC GTGTGCCGCCGCGGGCCCACTCCCGAGACTCCGTGGACTCGGTGGACGGCCGTGCCACGCCGACAGAGAATGCCTTGCCACCTGCCCGCGTGGAGAAACCCCCCTCTGTCCTGCCTTTTTTCAACCGCCCCCCCGCTGCCCTGCCCCTCATGGGGTTACCCCCACCGCCGATGCCACCCCCGCCGCCCCTTTCCTCCGGTTTCGGCGTCCCCCCGCCTCCACCCGGCATCCACTACCAGCATCTCATGCCCCCACCACCCCGACTGCCCCCCCATTTGGCTGTGCCACCCCCGGGGGCTGTTCCCCCCGCCCTACACCTCAATCCTGCCTTCTTCCCCCCACCCAACGCGGCCCTGGGGCCTCCACCGGACACCTACAGCAAGGCCATGGCCCCCTACAACCACAGCAG CCGGGAGCTCGGCCCGCCACCCCCCACTGTGAGCGAAGGGGAGTTTGAGGAGATCATGAACAGGAACCGGGCGATCTCCAGCAGCGCCATTTCCAAGGCAGTGTCTGGCGCCAGCGCAG GCGATTACAGCGACGCCATCGAGACCCTCCTCACGGCCATCGCCGTCATCAAGCAGTCCCGCGTCGCTAACGATGAGCGGTGCCGcgtcctcctctcctccctcaaAGACTGTCTGCATGGCATCGAAGCCAAGTCCTACAGCACgggtgccagcagcagctcctccag GAAAAGACACCGATCCCGGGAGCGTTCTCCCAGCCGGTCCCGTGAAAGCAGCCGGCGACACCGGGACCTGCTCCACAGCGAGGATCGGCATGAGGACTATTTCCAGGAGCGGAACCGGGAGCACGAGCGACATCGGGACAGGGACAGAGAGAGGGACCGGCACCACTGA
- the TMEM138 gene encoding transmembrane protein 138 → MLQTSNYSLVLFLQFLLLFYDLFVNSFSELLRTAPAVQLVLFIIQDIAVLFNVIIIFLMFFNTFVFQAGLVNLLFHKFKGTILLSAAYLALSISFHVWVMNLRWRDSSRFVWTEGLQTLFVFQRLAAVLYCYFYKRTAVHLGDPLFYQDSLWLRKEFAQFRG, encoded by the exons ATGCTCCAGACCAGCAACTACAGCCTGGTGCTGTTCCTGCAGTTCCTCCTGCTTTTCTACGACCTTTTTGTCAACTCCTTCTCGGAGCTGCTCCGCACGGCCCCCGCCGTCCAGCTTGTCCTTTTCAT catTCAGGACATCGCTGTTCTCTTCAAcgtcatcatcatcttcctcatgTTCTTTAACACCTTTGTCTTCCAAGCCGGGCTGGTCAACCTTCTCTTCCACAAGTTCAAGGGGACCATCCTCCTGTCGGCAGCCTACCTGGCGCTCAGCATCTCCTTCCATGTCTGGGTTATG AACCTGCGGTGGCGAGATTCCAGCCGCTTCGTCTGGACCGAAGGCCTGCAGactctttttgttttccagcGGCTGG CGGCTGTGCTCTACTGTTACTTCTACAAGAGGACGGCGGTGCACCTGGGAGACCCCCTCTTCTACCAGGACTCGCTCTGGCTGCGCAAGGAGTTCGCACAGTTCCGTGGCTGA
- the LRRC10B gene encoding leucine-rich repeat-containing protein 10B has translation MGSGGSAGRWASAEGPEGDEQRLEVRGGRVPAALWSQRGLRKLYLSGAGLRELPAELGGLKHLRTLALDGNELMEVPEALCRLPRLAYLYLGRNGLQGLPPAFAHLQSLRCLWLEGNFLARFPSALLRLPDLRSLQLGDNRLTRLPAGLSRMATLRGLWLYGNRFEEFPPVLLRMVHLHVLDLDRNRIARFPDLTCLSALRLLSYDHNPIQQPPCVGDTVQLVGNGAQEFMEARQERLQSLQQQQQEEEEEGTEAPPAAPGDDSPLLEDGESSFAALPGSPEET, from the coding sequence atgGGGAGCGGTGGCTCGGCGGGGCGCTGGGCCTCGGCCGAGGGCCCGGAGGGGGACGAACAGCGGCTGGAGGTGCGGGGAGGGCGCGTCCCGGCGGCCCTGTGGTCTCAGCGCGGACTGCGGAAGCTTTACCTGAGCGGTGCGGGGCTGCGGGAGCTGCCggctgagctgggggggctgaagcacctccgcACGCTGGCCCTGGATGGCAACGAGCTGATGGAGGTGCCCGAGGCCTTGTGCCGCCTGCCCCGCCTGGCCTACCTCTACCTGGGCCGCAacgggctgcaggggctgccGCCCGCCTTCGCCCACCTGCAGAGCCTGCgctgcctctggctggagggaaACTTCCTCGCCCGCTTCCCCAGTGCCCTCCTGCGCCTGCCTGACCTCCGCAGCCTCCAGCTGGGTGACAACCGCCTCAcccgcctgcctgccgggctgtccCGCATGGCCACCCTGCGAGGGCTCTGGCTCTACGGGAATCGCTTCGAGGAGTTTCCCCCAGTCCTGCTGCGGATGGTTCATCTTCACGTCCTCGACCTGGATCGCAACCGCATCGCTCGCTTTCCCGACCTGACTTGCCTCTCCGCCCTGCGGCTCCTCTCCTACGACCACAACCCCATCCAGCAGCCACCCTGTGTCGGGGATACCGTTCAGCTGGTGGGTAATGGGGCACAGGAGTTCATGGAGGCACGGCAGGAGCGCCTGCAgagcctccagcagcagcagcaggaggaggaggaggaaggcaccGAGGCCCCACCGGCAGCCCCCGGGGACGACTCACCACTGCTGGAGGACGGGGAGAGCAGCTTTGCAGCCTTGCCAGGCTCCCCAGAGGAAACATGA
- the SDHAF2 gene encoding succinate dehydrogenase assembly factor 2, mitochondrial: MAVARLCSLPGQALRQHVVWPVCLQRGYRGDSPRDSGKDVLEIPLPPWQERPDEPLETKRARLLYESRKRGMLENCILLSLFAKENLNRMSEQQLNLYDRLINEPSNDWDIYYWATEAKPTPAEFENDVMAMLKEFAKNKKKEQRLRQPDLEYLFEPPH; the protein is encoded by the exons ATGGCGGTGGCCAGG ctctgctccctgccagggCAGGCTCTGCGTCAGCATGTTGTGTGGCCGGTGTGCCTGCAGCGTGGCTACCGTGGGGACTCCCCGAGGGACTCGGGGAAGGATGTGCTGGAGATCCCcttgcccccttggcaggagcgTCCCGACGAGCCACTGGAGACGAAGAGAGCCCGGCTGCTGTATGAGAGCCGCAAAAGGGGGATGCTGGAGAACTGCATCCTGCTCAG CCTCTTTGCAAAGGAGAACCTGAACCGCATGAGCGAGCAGCAGCTGAACCTCTATGACCGGCTCATCAATGAGCCCAGCAATGACTGGGACATTTATTACTGGGCCACAG AAGCAAAGCCCACGCCAGCTGAGTTTGAGAACGATGTGATGGCCATGCTGAAGGAGTTTGCCAAGAACAAGAAGAAGGAGCAGCGCCTACGTCAGCCAGACCTGGAGTATCTCTTTGAGCCACCCCACTGA
- the TMEM216 gene encoding transmembrane protein 216, with protein MAPRSRQRSSAPLQVLLFLNGWYSATYFLLEAFVFVYKVLLLPYPFTNLVLDVVLLFLYLGTEATRIFFGSKGNLCQRKVPLSISLALTVPAAVMATYYLLLQTYALRLEAILSAILLLFYTVELLLGILALISFSSVDSY; from the exons ATGGCGCCCAGGA GCCGCCAGCGCTCCTCGGCGCCGCTGCAGGTCCTGCTTTTCCTCAACGGGTGGTACAGCGCGACTTACTTCCTCCTGGAGGCGTTCGTCTTCGTCTACAAGG tgctgctgctgccgtACCCCTTCACCAACCTGGTCCTGGATGTGGTGTTGCTCTTCCTCTACCTCGGCACTGAGGCCACCCGCATCTTCTTCG GGTCCaagggcaacctgtgccagcggAAGGTGCCGCTTTCCATCAGCCTGGCCCTGACCGTCCCAGCAGCTGTGATGGCCACCTACTACCTGCTGCTGCAGACCTATGCCCTGCGCCTGGAAGCCATCCTCAGCGCCATCCTCCTGCTTTTCTACAccgtggagctgctgctgggcatcCTCGCGCTCATCTCCTTCTCCAG CGTGGATTCATACTGA